The Fragaria vesca subsp. vesca linkage group LG2, FraVesHawaii_1.0, whole genome shotgun sequence genome includes a window with the following:
- the LOC101315123 gene encoding uncharacterized protein LOC101315123 has translation MAELGITEVAVPVAKWTVKKLWQELGYMFCYKSNIADLNEQVQQLRHKKDGIELEEKSAREASQIIDGQVIDWLVKADEQIKEKETTFSEETVAARAACCNGWLLNLKGRFSLGRNAKKMTEKVDQLLTTDLGIIAHPAPHAKVEFRPTEDSTQLGTNFNEGASSSGTSNHEQPPASERKNIYFDSRRSTFADVMEALRGNQINPIIICGMGGIGKTTLMGQVFEKAKEEGLFDEYTKATVKESLDKTAELSLIQDELAGYLGLPLKGKQTDARATELRQRFSQGSKKILVMLDNVWTTTPDFLWDIGIPTGCKLLVTSRQQDLFKDMDTGKIFPIHGLPDGDAWSLFKKTAGSSIESDPEVHVVAKKVLKECGGLPIAISTVGTALKGESIGIWKNAQRELEKARPKNVAGVIEHVYGPIKFSYDSLSSDEAKSCFLLCCIFEESAHIVIEDLVRYGLGLGLFEDIDSMVEGRNRVETLVQTLKSRFLLLDSDKEEYVRMHDVVRDVAMHIASEEFVEKKSDGVEKRIVVRDKAATLKLMDWPRDSDSEKSTYCSSLDISGFCQLLLLRQIAWFPMRPPPRIFKRTKDLQVLTISGYRMESPTLLVDSVLSSLAVMRNLQTLRVERCEFNCDVSVIGELKTLMILSLRGCRGLKQLPDAFKNLSDLRLLDLTDCRKLEVISPGVISSLTRLEELYMLDSFKNWEVEKLASTETTEWISQLEQERGAAGYHKVEAYAETTLNTWKELIELAVEQPAAVGWQFREEVREPFRQNEDHTRWANSMDWNTGTLAELLSLSRLTTLQVVLPPLNILLTTTLFNKLERFHIAIGWKEYMSYEEIEKEQSGNYLRVHHLDVSSAAMGSGVTSLLEKASYVDFKLTRPQLLNVLDRVCFPKTKRLKFQDCNDVEYLIDTATTSHSSSAIFPVLNSLEISTARRLKEIFHGELPTGFLKQLRTLILSNLRELTYIWKTNSRSQHDNEEVINFQSLTELRLSYLPRFTGITKNASKGSERLPEDSSPEQSDFTVLSLFDTKVHFPVLTKLYIEFVNVEEIWNNQPAAESFCELRILRVGECYKLLHLVPTHMHNRLQKLEYIEVFCCSSLKEIFEFRRLIGDDEWDATTISESGDQGAQINKMMSFKQSRQAFQNLGVISIWRCHGLRTMLSPSVSRGLVKLKILTIGECSIKELVVAAAAEGEETEDDNMFPQLRTLVLENLPNLGSFSDGKYNLKWPQVKKIKILRCKNMERFCLGSLSTPKEVEIEVEGVGESVLQELNDSRQET, from the exons ATGGCAGAGTTAGGTATTACAGAAGTTGCTGTGCCAGTTGCAAAATGGACAGTGAAAAAACTTTGGCAAGAGTTGGGTTATATGTTTTGTTACAAAAGCAACATTGCGGATCTCAACGAGCAGGTTCAGCAGCTGCGTCACAAAAAAGATGGAATAGAGCTGGAGGAGAAAAGTGCAAGAGAAGCCTCACAGATTATTGATGGCCAAGTTATTGATTGGCTGGTCAAGGCAGACGAGCAAATAAAAGAAAAGGAGACGACTTTCAGTGAAGAAACTGTAGCAGCAAGGGCGGCATGCTGTAATGGATGGCTTCTAAATTTGAAGGGCCGTTTTTCTCTGGGAAGGAATGCTAAGAAGATGACTGAGAAGGTTGATCAGCTCCTTACTACAGATCTCGGGATTATAGCCCATCCTGCTCCTCACGCAAAGGTGGAATTCCGACCCACAGAGGACTCTACTCAGCTTGGAACCAACTTCAATGAAGGTGCCAGCTCGTCTGGAACATCAAACCATGAACAGCCACCTGCATCTGAGAGGAAAAATATTTATTTTGATTCAAGAAGATCAACCTTCGCGGATGTGATGGAAGCTCTCAGGGGGAATCAAATCAATCCAATTATCATATGTGGCATGGGCGGCATAGGGAAGACAACATTGATGGGACAAGTTTTTGAGAAAGCAAAGGAAGAAGGTCTGTTTGATGAGTATACAAAGGCAACCGTTAAGGAATCTCTTGACAAAACTGCTGAGTTGAGTCTTATTCAAGATGAGCTTGCTGGATATCTAGGCCTGCCACTTAAAGGAAAGCAGACGGATGCAAGAGCAACTGAGCTACGTCAAAGATTCTCTCAAGGCAGCAAGAAGATCCTTGTAATGTTAGACAATGTTTGGACAACAACCCCCGACTTTTTGTGGGACATAGGGATTCCCACTGGTTGCAAACTTCTGGTAACATCAAGACAACAAGACCTTTTCAAGGACATGGACACAGGAAAGATTTTCCCGATTCATGGCTTGCCGGATGGAGATGCCTGGAGTCTGTTCAAGAAGACAGCAGGAAGTTCCATCGAATCTGATCCCGAGGTGCATGTTGTAGCAAAAAAGGTTTTGAAGGAATGTGGTGGGTTGCCAATTGCAATTTCGACGGTTGGGACGGCACTAAAAGGAGAAAGCATTGGAATTTGGAAGAATGCACAAAGGGAACTAGAAAAGGCTAGACCGAAGAACGTTGCAGGAGTGATAGAACATGTGTATGGGCCAATAAAGTTCAGCTATGATAGTTTATCAAGTGATGAAGCCAAGTCATGTTTTCTGCTGTGTTGCATATTTGAAGAAAGCGCCCATATAGTGATTGAAGATTTGGTGAGATATGGGCTTGGGCTTGGGCTCTTTGAAGACATTGATTCAATGGTTGAAGGGAGAAACCGTGTGGAAACATTGGTTCAGACACTCAAAAGTCGCTTTCTATTGTTAGATAGCGATAAAGAAGAGTATGTGAGAATGCATGACGTGGTGCGTGATGTTGCCATGCATATAGCCTCGGAAGAGTTTGTAGAAAAGAAAAGTGATGGGGTTGAAAAGAGAATAGTTGTGAGAGACAAAGCAGCAACCTTGAAGTTGATGGATTGGCCTCGGGATAGTGATTCTGAGAAATCTACTTATTGCAGTTCACTGGATATCAGTGGGTTTTGTCAGCTTTTACTGTTGAGACAAATAGCTTGGTTTCCAATGCGGCCGCCACCCAGAATTTTCAAAAGAACGAAAGATCTCCAGGTTCTAACAATCAGTGGATATCGTATGGAGAGTCCGACTTTGTTAGTAGACTCGGTACTGTCATCGCTTGCAGTAATGAGAAACCTTCAAACACTGCGCGTAGAGAGGTGCGAATTCAACTGTGATGTATCTGTCATTGGGGAGCTAAAGACACTCATGATACTCAGTCTACGTGGATGTCGGGGACTCAAGCAATTGCCTGATGCATTTAAAAACTTGTCTGATCTGAGACTGCTTGATTTGACGGATTGCAGGAAGCTTGAAGTAATATCACCAGGTGTGATATCAAGTTTAACAAGACTAGAAGAATTGTACATGTTGGATAGCTTTAAAAATTGGGAGGTTGAGAAACTAGCCTCCACCGAAACAACCGAGTGGATCTCTCAATTGGAGCAGGAAAGAGGTGCTGCTGGATACCATAAAGTGGAAGCATACGCGGAAACTACACTAAACACGTGGAAGGAACTCATTGAATTGGCGGTTGAGCAACCAGCAGCTGTAGGATGGCAGTTTAGAGAAGAGGTTCGAGAACCTTTTAGACAAAACGAGGATCATACAAGGTGGGCCAACTCGATGGACTGGAACACTGGGACACTTGCAGAGCTGCTTTCCTTGTCCCGTTTGACAACTTTACAAGTCGTTCTCCCACCGCTCAATATACTTCTAACCACCACGTTGTTTAACAAGCTTGAAAGATTTCACATCGCTATTGGATGGAAGGAGTACATGTCTTATGAGGAAATAGAGAAGGAGCAGAGTGGCAACTACTTGAGAGTTCACCATCTTGATGTAAGCAGCGCTGCAATGGGTAGTGGAGTCACTTCGTTGCTAGAGAAAGCCAGCTATGTTGACTTTAAATTGACTCGGCCTCAACTTCTGAATGTCTTGGATAGAGTCTGTTTCCCGAAGACGAAGCGTCTTAAGTTCCAGGACTGTAATGATGTGGAGTATCTGATTGACACGGCTACTACTTCACATAGCAGCAGCGCCATCTTTCCTGTCTTGAATTCACTGGAGATTAGTACGGCAAGGAGGCTGAAAGAGATTTTTCATGGTGAACTGCCAACGGGGTTTCTCAAGCAACTACGTACATTGATATTATCCAACCTACGTGAATTGACCTATATTTGGAAGACCAACAGTCGATCTCAACATGATAATGAGGAAGTGATCAACTTCCAAAGTCTGACAGAATTACGTCTCTCATACTTACCAAGATTCACTGGCATAACCAAAAATGCCTCTAAGGGGTCGGAGAGGCTACCAGAAGACAGCAGCCCGGAACAATCTGACTTCACCGTACTATCTCTGTTCGACACCAAG GTTCATTTCCCAGTCCTCACAAAACTATACATAGAGTTTGTGAACGTCGAAGAGATATGGAACAACCAACCTGCAGCAGAATCCTTTTGTGAGCTAAGAATTCTACGGGTAGGAGAATGTTACAAACTGTTGCATTTGGTACCAACACATATGCACAATAGATTGCAGAAATTGGAGTACATAGAAGTATTTTGTTGTTCATCACTTAAAGAGATATTTGAATTTAGAAGATTGATTGGTGATGATGAATGGGATGCTACAACAATTTCTGAGTCAGGAGATCAAGGGGCGCAAATAAACAAGATGATGTCTTTCAAACAATCTCGTCAAGCCTTTCAGAATCTTGGAGTGATTTCAATTTGGCGTTGTCACGGTTTGAGAACTATGCTCTCTCCCTCA